The Pseudomonadales bacterium genome contains the following window.
TTGTACTGGCTCGCTCAATGCCTCCGCGAGCCGTTCGGCCAGTATGGCGGGCTGACGCGTATTGATAATCTCCGGTAGCAAGATGGCGAATTCATCACCGCCGATGCGGCAAGCGGTATCGGTATCGCGAATCAAGTTACACAGCCTGCCAGCTACTTGTTGTAGGAGTGCGTCGCCTGCGCAGTGTCCTAGTGTGTCATTCACTTGTTTGAATTGATTGAGGTCGAGCATT
Protein-coding sequences here:
- a CDS encoding GGDEF domain-containing protein, which codes for MLDLNQFKQVNDTLGHCAGDALLQQVAGRLCNLIRDTDTACRIGGDEFAILLPEIINTRQPAILAERLAEALSEPVQTGNGNVLVSASIGIAIYPDDGATTEILMHNADQAMYRSKARETFSNTQISAFNDRQSCNTPH